DNA from Granulicella arctica:
CGATAAAGCCGAAGCCTGCTATGAGCGCGGCGAGAATTCTTGGTCTTGCAAAGCTAATGCGGCCGCGCACATAGGCAAAGACCAGCCCGAAGATACCGCCGAGTGCCGTGCTGTAAACAACAGCGCCAGTGAGTAAGCCGAGTCCCTTCTGAATCCTGCGACTAACCATCTCCGGCTCAGCAGGCTCGCCCTTGGCTTGGGCCATGCCGGCTTCAAAGGCAATCGATTGATCGACCTGGGGCTCGCCAACCCATCGAGCGAACGCAAAGACCAGCAGGCCGGTCACAAGACCTACAAACATCCCACGAAGAAGAAGAGTACGAACCATAGGGACGGTCTAGTGACAGGGGAAGCCGAGTAAATGGCGTCCGTCGTGTACAAATTCGTGAATGACCCGACCGTGAACGAGAGAAGTTGCTCCCTGTTCGGCACCGACAAAATAGATC
Protein-coding regions in this window:
- a CDS encoding CbtB domain-containing protein, which produces MAQSATGSIFQPVAIPVVSLRELMPWALFGGLLMLLLIYFVGAEQGATSLVHGRVIHEFVHDGRHLLGFPCH